One Natrinema marinum genomic window carries:
- a CDS encoding winged helix-turn-helix transcriptional regulator, whose product MTSPDGVDDNKRATLRRFAALGAASPLVGLSDSAAADAGESDARDAIAGYLSTTPGAHFSKIRDDLQLGTGETQHHLRRLEEVGAIERYRDGDYKRFVTAGRFDEFEKRALGYLRRETPRGMLIELLLEPDATAGDLATALDVSPPTVSKYAGELEEAGLLSRDDGYAVERPETVLVLVVRHADSFGDRARTLARNADQFLSYEG is encoded by the coding sequence ATGACATCGCCTGACGGGGTCGACGACAACAAACGAGCGACCCTGCGCCGATTCGCCGCCCTCGGCGCCGCATCCCCGCTGGTCGGACTCTCGGACTCAGCCGCGGCTGACGCGGGAGAAAGCGACGCCCGCGACGCGATCGCGGGCTATCTCTCGACGACGCCCGGCGCCCACTTCTCCAAGATCCGTGACGATCTCCAGCTCGGCACCGGCGAGACCCAACACCACCTCCGGCGGCTCGAGGAGGTCGGCGCCATCGAGCGCTATCGCGACGGCGACTACAAGCGGTTCGTCACGGCCGGTCGCTTCGACGAGTTCGAGAAACGGGCGCTGGGCTATCTCCGCCGGGAGACCCCTCGCGGGATGTTGATCGAACTCCTCCTCGAGCCGGATGCGACGGCAGGCGACCTCGCGACGGCGCTCGATGTCTCGCCGCCGACGGTCAGCAAGTACGCGGGCGAACTCGAGGAAGCGGGGCTGCTCTCTCGCGACGACGGCTACGCGGTCGAACGCCCCGAGACTGTCCTGGTGCTGGTCGTCCGCCACGCGGACTCTTTCGGCGACCGGGCGCGGACGCTCGCCCGGAACGCGGACCAGTTCCTCTCGTACGAAGGGTAA